Part of the Porites lutea chromosome 14, jaPorLute2.1, whole genome shotgun sequence genome, ttttattttgttgctttATACTTcgatttaaattttttcctgtgtttttgggtatgaaaatgtatgataatgagtatgacataaaggaaactaaaattatccagggataaaattgaaccataataataatgatatacaGCTGTGTATAATTAGTATGTAtacaacagtttttcttctagtgttaaaggaaatactgaaattttgttcacctactttatttgattgatcaatgatattattattgttctaaaaaaaagaaacatcaaaatattttcaataaattacatgtatgaatTTTAGAAACGTGCAAACCAGCCTTGAGAAATTCAAGctgtatttatttcctttttccaaaaaaaatatccACATTCCTTGTTATTGACTAACGTCCTTTGATCCTgtatttggctcaaaatcttaGTGCTTAGATTCACGAtgcatttttgattcttttccagtatctactgaaaaatacagtcaaatatATACCATCTCTTCTTAGTTGTATCCTTGACAACAggctttcaatgcaatgttcaagttgttttaacacacaatcccccaacaagtgaaggtctaggaaatattgggtaaatgtagataattataaacatcttttttgtgtcaaaaagtgtttacactcctatttcaattttcaaacggcttgatttgcataaaaagagtgttttttttattgttcagtagCTCTCGGCTCAAGTTCATATCTTGATCCCATCAATGTATATTCAGTTTTTACCAGAGGTTtcagtggtttcaaaacaagccagTGACCACTGAAGTTCCATCGGCTActtgattgtatgttgccagCAATTCCAGTGCCCCCGTCCTCCAGATTCGGCTGCCTCTTTTAAAACCCCTGAAGGTTATCTACTGACGGTGAGCAAgtataattttacaaaggaaccCTACCAAAGGATCAGAAAGCCAAGCCAAGTAGTGTAGGATAAAGACTGATCATCTCAAAACCCACTCCCTATTCCATGGCACATACCTGTACAGAAGTACCATAACCTTCTCCCTGGGTGTTAAAGTAACAGTAAAGAGGGGTTTCAGGTGTAGCctcttgtctttgttttatttttctgatttgcTACAACCTTTGCTCCTCTGTAGGGAAATATGGTTTGGCAAGAGAAAAGCAGAAGACAGTTTGATCAAAGGAtttattaattcacattttgctattccatctgttaagaggattttctaaccaggcccgggttgctcaaagcatggttagtgcttaccagcgttaaataccatggaaacctatacattttgatacctcttaaccaacggttagcgctaaccaggcttcgagcaaccggccccagaTCATTAAAATAGTCTGGAATTtattaaagctgaaaataaaaatacatgctGTTCTTGTGGTTCCTTTAAAAGACAGCCTTAAATAAATTGTAGGTCTGAAAAATGGAGTTGTAAATAAGCTCATCTGGCTATGTTaatatttttgataatatttttttccatcaaatttaattactagtaaaaacctgcaaccaagaacctgtattttcccaagttagcctaaacaagtcaggttcttaaagaaaaactaattagcacagatttaggctatttaggttcagtctcaaataggtccttattttctgaaaaaaaaatactttgtagctttgagctaaaagtatttagtgGCATTCAGCTCTTTCCTTAGTATATGTAAAACCTGTACGCCATCACATTGCAGTCAgagtaataataaatattattagacacctatgtctcaaaagaggaccctgaatgttgacttatcttactttCCCAAGTGTACAATCTGCAGAAGCTTTTTCTAagagattttataaataatggtaataggactgaggggagtccaattcagtttgtaatcatacaagtgttACAAACTTGGACAACCACAAAGCAGGAGTCAGATTTGTTTAATcgtgagtatgattacagattgaattggacgacacagagtcctgttaccaattaataattataaccgttacaatttccaagaaaatagaTGCATTTCTTTTTGGTGAAAGAGTGTTTGTTCATACCAAATGTCCAAAGTAAGGGAAAATATCACTGGTGGAGACACTACCTAAATGTTGCATATTCATCCATTTTGGATTAATCCCCAGTTTGTTTGGGTAAGTGATTGTTGCTATGGTTATCATGAtaacttctgtgattggtggatttagctgAGTGCATTTAATATGATTGGCTAACATAATTGTCCGATTACAGGCAACTATACacaatgattaaagaaaaataaagcagttaatgcaccaatcaaatttgaggaaattgtaatggttatgattaataacctgtttcaaatttgagtgctcttttataaagacagcctaactggaaaattttagcctgacaggttcttaaaaaccagtttctCAGTTGTGGATTTTTCCTGTATCCTTGTTGAGCTTAATACTGCACATCACTATGTTGGTGTCAGCCaatcccttttttgtttctccatgTCAATGAGGTCAGATAGGGATTTACATTTGGTCTTCTAGACCATGGTGCCTTTAATAGAAAGCTTTCTTCTCCTAATCAGGATCATATTAACCATCCTTTACTCTGACTGATTAATTGAGGGATGAAGAACACTAAGGGATGAAGTTGTCATAACACAACCACCAACTCCTTTCCACAGGAGGAACAGAATGCTTAGggatggaaaataaacatgagAAACTGACTGAAGTATAGAGAgtattcacatgacgtcatggtggccatattggtgtcccaaactaataAGCCAAGTGAGTGAATACTCTCTATTAAATTCAAGGTTAGTTTGGTTTCCTATAGTTGCATCTAGGGTGTTTGCCTTCGTATCTCCAAGGGAAATATGTGCAGCACAGcctccccgccccccctcccccccccagaaaccttgatttcttcaaagctGCTTAGTGCAAGATCATTAGTTTCAGTCtttcctgtgaagttttttaagtcttacaaaaaaaactacagttaacACAGTCGTCTAGTTAAAATTTGCTGATCCCTGACAAGAAAGTGAATGTCAGGGAAACAGACACTTAGCCTTGAGGTCCTTGaaagagagttggcatgtaaaGTCAAGAAATGTCTTACCAAGGACCAGCTTCAAAGCACACTGCTGTACACTGGCCTAGACACTGTCAGAGGATTCCATCGAAACAGAATTGACATCCTGAACCAGCTCAACATGATTCAGTGTCTTCTGTTACTGCAGATTTTCCATAAACCAGAAAAGTGTATTCCTCGAAATGTCAGCATTCTTCCTTCCTTTTAACTTATTTGACAGTGAGTTGTacttaacattaatgttttatgGCTCTGTAACAACATTTCTGTCCTCACAGACTTTCACCTCTCTTTACGAGTTGTGTGGTAGatatactttttaatacttCTTGATATTCTCTTGTTTGTGCTCTTCTGTCATCTATGTTTGTCTTCCCAGCTAAGCAacataaaatacataatttaaacattaatgCCCAGAGGACTAGCCTGAGCcacagacagaactaaacttctggttaagtccccctgtgagacagcactgaaatcctgcTTCTGGGCACCCCATGGCCCACCTGTGAACTAGCACTTGCATATGTGCTATGATTGGCCTCTTAAAAATACCATTATCACtgtgccaatcaggttgaagggaataTCGAAACACATTGTGATTGGCAGCCCAGAATATTGGCACggctttgcagatgttactaaccGGCAATAGATTATGTCTGCGACACAGGCTACACTGACAACCAGACTTACAGTGTAGgatttaaatatatattgtttataaattcaaaagtaagcATATATTGAAGTCTTTGaaaatacacaaaattcattttttatacctTAGATAATCGTCAGATAAAATAAGGTGCAGTACAGCATTATGAATGACCCTAACTGACACTTAATTCATAGCATGCAATTTACATCAAGAAATACAAGTAATTACCAAGCCAAAATGTGTGTTTTGCTGCAGGAAACTTCTAACGTGTTCTAAAGTAACTAGACCTCTTATTGAGTATCATATTACAGCTCTAGTGATCCCTTCAGACCTTCAAACctctaaaacagttaaaacagctgtttttttaactttaattgcattcttttttgATTTACTAATTAATTACATAACTATAATCACTGTAATTTTTTAACTGTAAAGGTCAAGAACCAATCAACACATGTTCAGGAGCGATACATTTTTAAATAAGTGTTGTAGTTATCAGTTAAGATAAGGAGTAATTTCGAACTAGTCATTTTGACAATATGACTTGTAGTGCATAAGGGTTTCTTTTCAGGTGCGTTACCCTtgcaagcttagaaaaaaaggaagggcaCAAACTTTCTTGATTTCTCTCAGATAATGACAAATTGGACTACTTTTGGGCTTAAGGCTTGTTCTAAACATAACTCTTCGAGGGCAAATTAAATGCTAAACATCCAACACTAACCTTCCAGAAGCACGCAACATGTGACTATTTCGAAATTAGTTGActagagctttcagcaactttacgtcgagtggcaaagccttccagctgttaacaccttaaactgtgaccataggctttttctccacggtatttcgctcaggatagggcattttgattgatgacttcggtGAATCAGAAGATGCAAAAGCCAACGTCTTGAGTGACGGTCGATTAGACAGAGAAAGACTCACCATTACATTGCTCAAACCTACAGTCGAGaagagctttcagcaactttacgtcgagtgccaagccttccagctgttaacactttaaactgtggccataAGCTTTTTCTCCACGGAATTTCactcaggataggcaattttgattgatgaatcagaagccgcgaaagccaaactcttgagtgacgctcgattacaaacagcgaaagactcaccatgacattcctcaaaaccatgcagttTAGTGCaagtttctgcaactttacggggcgtgatccagccttccagcggtgaacacttttaactgtggccatcggcgttttccccattctattccgctcaggaaattatatttggattgatgacttctctaaatcaTAGGCCGCAACAGCCGaaaaacgttaacgacactcgttttgaaacatcgcaagactcgccatgacattccacgcagctgcatgatatttatcattaaaataatactaaatcttctttgtttggttatgacatttgcttgaaaggccggctagataccttctcaacattctcggcattcaagatacataattccgttagcctgttggttaaaataacgaagaaaccaaatagcatcgggcgtccatcttGGTGCTTCGCgccaaaacagagcagcaactttgcaaccggatgtgatgtcataaatcggtggatcataggtacacgaaacAAGTACTAGGCGCTATTGGAGTCGTGGGCCCCCCCCTGGTACATTCATATGAAAGTTTACTTAATTGGCTTACAAACCGAGCACAAAATATATTTCCGCGGCCACTACATATTCCTCCATTTAAATTCTTAGTTTTCACATAGCTTCCTTCTTAAGAAGTGCATCATCACGGCTTATCAAAACAATACTaagaaactaaaactaaaaattaataataataaaaaagcagaaaaaaaagaaactccaCCAAGTAGATATCCAGGTATTCAAACCTACTAAGTATATTATTTTAACATTGTTGACTTTCTCTACAATCCAAAAAAAATATCACATTGAGTGATCAACAACAATTTCCGAATTAATCTATCACTTGGCTGAAAGCAAAAATTGTAAACTCGGAAGGGTTTACCCAGAGCAAACATATCTGCACACCGGTCTCCGGATGAAGTGACACACCCGTTTCGTCCTTCCCCAACTATCTGGCACCCAATTGCAAACTCTGTTAGATGCCCAATCACACACCCTGTTACAAATACGTCTCAGGAGCTGTCGTTTCTTACctaaggaaagaaaacaaggcACAGCACACTTAGAGTAAGTATTGTATCCCTGAccgttaaaggagctgtgtcacgaaattcagccaaattaggaaattacacaatgcccgttaaattaagagaaacataaaaataaccgcttaaaactttaaaggaaggttaaaacaacagatgccacggatgggcaaaactgaagaagattaaaacggattgaaatCAGGGTTTTCGACAACTGTTCGCTgacctaacagtttttcaaagttgatccctgctgcttgcaacttcaaaaataatgctcaggagacatatttgtttgtcatggatctctgattttttcatttacatgtaatttctttgcttactctaagttccatagcgattgagggagAGGAATTcgcaaaatttaacaaaatgaactggactgccttgacacagctcctttaacaaCTAATATAATTAGGGCCAAAGATCAGGGCTCTAACTGCTTGTGGCTGAGTCAGTTTTAAAACCTCTCAAACTAAAATGGAGTCGAAATTATTTAAGTTTTACAGACTATCGTAAAGCCGACTTATTAAGCATTTTTATACGGGCATGCACCTTGTTCTCATTTGACTGAGCAAACACTGTAAACTGAGTCGTAACAGAGGCCAAACTTCTTATTCAGCTTTATTCACTATCACTTACATGCTTTCAGAGCATTTTCCGGGTTAGGTGTTTGTCTTGTTTCGCTGAAGTCAATGGGATTTACGTCTCCTTTCACCACTGCGTAGATTGGCAGCTTGGCACACAAACGTGCCATTTCATCACTTAGCTTTGATCGGTCTTCAAGAGCTCCTACAACTGTTAGGTTTATGTCAGTTCGAGCCTTTGGCAACCCTCCATCTGTTTTAGCAGGTACCTAACCATAAAAGAAAGACTAGCATTAAAGCGATAGGAATCCAGACACCAGGGCAGCCTCGGTAGAAAACTAATGGTTTTTAGGAGCTAGCATTTAATCTCGTAAACTTCTTGACGATCCAATTGGCTTGAATCACAAAGATGATTTAACTGTATATGGCACTTACCAATGCTAAAGCTTTCATTAAGTCGGCGGGCTTGAGAGCGTCATCTGTTGAATGGGTCAAATAGCAAGCCTTTGCTGCTGGCAAGCGTATCATTGTCATTTTCtgttggaaaaatggaattAAGTATAATGATTAAATCTATATCAACAACCAGCACCCCTTGGAGGTCAcattctcactgtcacgcgaaCTTTCACGTCATTTTAGTGAATGGAGTATTTTGGCCGTTTTGTTGAGTCAATGTGAGTCGTCGCATGGACTAATTCCAAGCCTCTGAGGCGGTTAGCGTTGGCTGTGCGTGGAAATCACAGTCTCgacaaaaacattttaaagaaattatgcTTGCAAAGTGACGTTTTCACGTTAAAGTGCCATATCGTTTATcgatcaaaaaagaaaaaaaaaagaaataattttagtgAATAGTTTCGGCAAGGGTTGATACTGTTCAAAGGTTTTAAATACTGATTTATATTGGCGCTTCAGTAAACTTTACTGATCTGTTGAGATTTAATTTAAGATGCATGACTTATCGTGTTCAATAAACTAGTTAaaagttttgtttaaaaaatatatcttacTGAGAACTTTAGCCCGACCCCTAAGGAAGGGTCATTAAGTAAATCTGCTTTCTTTTATGCATTAATTAACCTATTCAGATAgcatttatttgaaaatgatCAGAAACGTCGCTTAAATGGGGCTGCTTACTCTCAGTCTTCTTCTTTTACAAATCGTTTGCGTTTTGGCTTGTTTTAGTTtggttttgctttgtattttttgttcacttgtttgtttatttttggtgttcgtttgtttgttttttaatcttaaGTATGAAAGTCTTAAAAAAGACCGAAGAAATCttgaaatctgaaaaaaaaaaacggcgatGGCACGAACGTCAAAGGCAATTATATTGCAAAGCTGAATTTTAAGACCACTTTGAATCATGTACTTTCGGTTCATAATTCATAATTATCCGAAACAGGTTACAAACTCCCAAGGACGCTAATCCCTATCGCTTATATACACGGCGCTTTCCTCCAAGAGTGAAAATAAAACTCTATTACCTTTTTAAAGTCGTAGATTATATCTCCTGCTTCTTCATCAGGCGAAGTCTTTGGTACGTGAAACgtttctgtttccttttcaGCGTCAATTTCGATGTTTTCGTCATATTCTTCCCCAGTGCCGCTCGACAACTTCAGTGAGTATTTTATCACGGAGTCCTGTAAAAAGTGGTGAgtaaattacaaaaattttatacattgtcacgaaaaaatgaaacattctTTAGTTGAAAGGGCGGTAGTGCAGTTAAACTTTAACCTGCAAATCCGGCGGCTGGTTGTAATAGTTGGGGCAATTAAAATCAACACCAAGAAAAGGGAAAATCTGAAAACGGGTCAGTAACGAAGCTCTTTATAcatttattgttaaaaatttcaaaagggAAGATGAAGATTTCAAGCCGCTAATAATAGCCTACATTACAAAAGTGTCAAAGCTTACCATTATTAACACAACTAGGAAGTAACGATTTCTCATACTAGTCTTACCTTCTTCTGCACGACAAAGGAGGTGGACTGAACGATGACAGCCAGCAGAGCAAGACAAGATAAGAACAACTTGATTTTCTGGTGAAATAATAAAAGCGATTTAGTACAGTTGAATTATAACCGTGAGTTCCTTCGTGTTTTCCTTTCATGGTCTTTCTTTGCTAATTTGTGTTTGAATTCGACCCTTGTCATTAACAAGTTTCTTTATCAATTTTATTAACGAGCGCCGGCTAAGAACATGTATGCTTCCCTTCATCCCTGTATAGACCAGTCGCTATTACTTTTGAAACCTTACGAGATAGAAAAATTAGTATTCTAACCTGACTTCACTGAACTGTAGACAATAAGGGATAGTGTTAATTGATAGAATTTGAAGGAACGAAAAGAAAGTGATACCGTATTGCACAGTGTACGCAAAGCCTAAATTCCAATTCCTTAGGTTACCTTCATGGCGTGAAAGCCCTGGCATTAAAAAGAAATGTCATTTGCTGCTACGGGTTGTTGCTACATACGAAGCTTATGACAGCCAAAATAACAGATATCATTTTTCAAAACTATACAAGACAGGATCTTCTTCGTAATGAAACTGTTTAAATGGGCAAATTGACGTGAAGTTAAATTCTCTTACCATCTCGGTAAAGTTTTTTCTGGACTAAGGGTCTTTCTCCAGCTCTCTGGTCCGCACTGATATCCCAAAATGGAACTGtataaaacagtgaaaacaactGCTCCTTTTATATCATCTGAGGAGTGATGTGTCCAGAAGATATCACAACAAATAAGGGAAGATGAACTTGGTTTCAGTGCTGTGGAATGTTTCTACTACTGAAGCAGGCTTAGCTATCCCTGGAAAGAGGGGCAGGTTGGAGGGTatccaataccgcaataccgtaagaaagattggcaaataccgaaatagtGTGTCAAAAATCGACCAAATACCGATACCACAGTTACGATCGGTCACGTTTACCTAAAGCTGTATCCATCTCGCGTGTCTGTTTACCTCCACCATGTATGCACCAGAACAACCTCAGACATTGCGAGAAAACGTGAGAACACCTTgagcgcgatccattcaaccaaaatttccggaaatttcggtctaAAACTTAATCTATCGGTTCGTTCTAACCgtaaaagtttcgaaaaaactggtccaccttttgaggcgGACCACTTTTCCCCGGGTCGGACCGGTCGGAGTTTTGGTTGAATGGTTCGCGCCCCTTGATCGGTACAACGATCGAAAAACCCGGTCATTGGATTCCCTTCCAATTTCGTCGTAGATTGTGTAATCATTTACCCTCAAATCTAAAGTCTTAGGAATATTAACTTTAATTAGCCTGTTTAGCTTACTGTGGTTCGTGCTGCACATTGTATTGACCTGTATTAGACAGGAGAGCGCAAATAAATGGTACCGTAATACCGTGAAGGATCTTCTTTCACCGAATACCGTTAACCGAAAGGGAGAAAAACCGCATACCGTAGGGCTAGATGATACCGCATTACCGCACataccgct contains:
- the LOC140924670 gene encoding uncharacterized protein isoform X1, which codes for MKIKLFLSCLALLAVIVQSTSFVVQKKDSVIKYSLKLSSGTGEEYDENIEIDAEKETETFHVPKTSPDEEAGDIIYDFKKKMTMIRLPAAKACYLTHSTDDALKPADLMKALALVPAKTDGGLPKARTDINLTVVGALEDRSKLSDEMARLCAKLPIYAVVKGDVNPIDFSETRQTPNPENALKACKKRQLLRRICNRVCDWASNRVCNWVPDSWGRTKRVCHFIRRPVCRYVCSG
- the LOC140924670 gene encoding uncharacterized protein isoform X2, encoding MKIKLFLSCLALLAVIVQSTSFVVQKKDSVIKYSLKLSSGTGEEYDENIEIDAEKETETFHVPKTSPDEEAGDIIYDFKKKMTMIRLPAAKACYLTHSTDDALKPADLMKALALVPAKTDGGLPKARTDINLTVVGALEDRSKLSDEMARLCAKLPIYAVVKGDVNPIDFSETRQTPNPENALKACKKRQLLRRICNRVCDWASNRVCNWVPDSWGRTKRVCHFIRRPVCRYVCSG